CGAACTCAACGCACGACTGATCCACGAAGATCTCGTCGATGAAATCAATCTGACGCTGGCTCCGACGCTCCTCTGCGGTCGGGACGCACCGACGATTGCCGACGGCGTCGGGTTGACGATGGCGGACCAGAGACGGCTGGAACTGATCGAGTGTCGTCAGGAGCAAGACGAGTTGTATCTTCGCTACCGCGTGGTTCGCGACCGATGAATCGGAAACAGATCGCCGAATCACTGGAGGAGATCGGACTTCTGCTGGAACTCCTCGGCGAGAATCCGTTCAAGACCCGCGCCTACCACAACGGCGCACGGATCCTGCGCGGGCTCGATGACGATCTCGAGTTACTGGTCCGCGAGAATCGGCTGACCGAGATCAAGGGTATCGGCGTCGCACTGGCGGACAAGATCGGGACCCTCGTCCGTGACGGTGGGCTGCCGTATCTCGCCGAGCTTCGAACACGGGTTCCGCCGGGGCTCCTGCAGTGGATCAAGATTCCCGGGCTGGGATCCAAGAAGGTGCGCGCGATCCACGTCGCCCTGGACATCTCGACCCTCGGCGAACTCGAATATGCGTGCCGCGAGAACCGACTTCGAGATTTACCCGGTTTCGGGCAGGCCTCCCAGGACAAGATCCTCCGCGGCATCGACGCCGTCCGACGCCACGCAGGACGCTTCCGTCAGCCGGTCATCCAGCGGGAAGCCGAGCGTCTGCTTGCCCTCGTGACGCCGCTGCCGGGAGTGGAACGCGCGGAGGTCGCAGGTTCCGTGCGTCGTCGCGTGGAGACATCGAAGGACATCGACGTCCTCGTCGCCGCCGCCGATGCGGAGCCGGTGATGGCCGTGTTTGCGGAGGATGATGCCGTCGAGGAGGTCATCGGTCGTGGCCCTACCAAGTGTAGCGTCCGACTCAAGAGTGGCCCGACGGCAGACTTACGCGTCGTCGGTCGATCGTCCTACGCCTGCGCGTTGAACTACTTCACCGGCAGCAAGGCGCACAACGTGGCGTTGCGGGCGCGGGCCCAGGCAAGCGGAATGCGGCTGAACGAATACGCTCTGACCCGCCAGTCCGACGGCGAGGAACTTCCGGTCGCCGACGAGGCTGCGCTGTACGGGCATCTGGGCCTGGACTACGTCGAGCCGGAATTACGGGAGAATCTAGGCGAGATCGAGGCGTCCGAGACGCATGAACTCCCTGACCTGCTGAAACCGACCGACCTCAAAGGCGTGCTCCACGTTCACTCGAACTGGTCCGACGGCAGCGCGTCCATCGAGGAGATGGCGGAAGCGGCACGATCGCGAGGACTGCAGTACCTGGGTCTCTGCGATCACTCGAAAGCCGCGGCGTATGCCGGCGGCCTGGACGCCGACAGGGTCGCAGCCCAACATGAAGAGATCGAACGTCTCAACGAGCAATTCGGAGACGAATTCCGCGTGCTGAAGGGTATCGAGGTCGACATCCTGGAGGACGGATCGCTCGACTTC
This genomic interval from Acidobacteriota bacterium contains the following:
- the polX gene encoding DNA polymerase/3'-5' exonuclease PolX translates to MNRKQIAESLEEIGLLLELLGENPFKTRAYHNGARILRGLDDDLELLVRENRLTEIKGIGVALADKIGTLVRDGGLPYLAELRTRVPPGLLQWIKIPGLGSKKVRAIHVALDISTLGELEYACRENRLRDLPGFGQASQDKILRGIDAVRRHAGRFRQPVIQREAERLLALVTPLPGVERAEVAGSVRRRVETSKDIDVLVAAADAEPVMAVFAEDDAVEEVIGRGPTKCSVRLKSGPTADLRVVGRSSYACALNYFTGSKAHNVALRARAQASGMRLNEYALTRQSDGEELPVADEAALYGHLGLDYVEPELRENLGEIEASETHELPDLLKPTDLKGVLHVHSNWSDGSASIEEMAEAARSRGLQYLGLCDHSKAAAYAGGLDADRVAAQHEEIERLNEQFGDEFRVLKGIEVDILEDGSLDFPDDVMATFDVVVASVHSRFNLDETKQTDRILRAIGSPYVDILGHPTGRLLLARDGYPVRLEAILERAAENGVAVEVNAHPHRLDLDWQHLRFGLRRGLKTAINPDAHAPEGLDDMRYGVGIARKGWCQASDVLNAWPLDRLLEFLRDRRQRAGA